A single window of Alosa alosa isolate M-15738 ecotype Scorff River chromosome 11, AALO_Geno_1.1, whole genome shotgun sequence DNA harbors:
- the LOC125303353 gene encoding filamin-C-like, protein MMSNNTHYDDQLPPQYYQGTDFGEEEDDEMPATEKDLAEDAPWKKIQQNTFTRWCNEHLKCVNKSINDLQRELGDGLKLISLLEVLSQKKMYRKHHTRPNFRQMKLENVSVALEFLEREHIKLVSIDSKAIVDGNLKLILGLIWTLILHYSISMPMWEDEDDEDAKKLTPKQRLLGWIQNKVPQLPITNFNKDWRDGKALGALVDNCAPGLCPDWETWDPNKPVDNAREAMQQADDWLGVPQVIAPEEIVDPDVDDQSVMTYLSQFPKAKLKPGAPIKARQLFPKNAKAYGPGIEPHGNMVLKPAEFTVETVEAGQGEIIVYVEDPEGHTEEAKVVANNDPKRTYSVCYVPRVAGPHKVKVLFAGQDIDKSPFLVNVGKAMGDPNKVQARGPGLEPVGNVAAKPTYFDIYTAGAGEGDVGVVIVDPQGRRDTVEVMLENKGDNVYRCTYKPMMEGPHTIHVTFAGQPIPKSPFPVQIAEASNANACRATGRGLQPKGVRVKEVADFKVFTKGAGTGELQVNVKGPNGAEIPVKVRDVGDGVYECDYQPLLPGKYTVMVTWGGQPIPRSPFEVEVGVEAGQQKVRAWGPGLVTGMVGKSADFVVEAIGTEVGTLGFSIEGPSQAKIDCDDKGDGSCDVRYWPTEPGDYAVHVICDDEDIKDSPFIAHILPAANDVFPEKVKAFGPGLEPTGVIINKPAEFTIDARQAGNGKLKIYAQDAEGCVIDIQITEKGDGTFFCMYIPTKPIKHTIIITWGEVNVPNSPFRVLVGEGCHPEKVKVYGPGVEKTGLKASEPTYFTVDCSEAGQGDVSIGIKCAPGVVGPAEADIDFDIIKNDNDTFTVKYTPPAAGRYTIMVLFADQEIPTSPYKVKVDPSHDAGKVRAEGPGLNKTGVEVGTPTHFTIYTKGAGKAKPEVNFTAAVKGEAVKDFEIIDNHDYSYTVKYTALYQGNLSISVTHGGDPIPKSPFNITVAPPLDTSKVKVQGLNSGVEVAKDQEFTVNSKGAGGQGEVGVKMTSPSGRPIPCKLESDKANESTNVKYIPPEEGPYKVDVTYDGNPIPGSPFAVEALMPADPSKVRAYGPGLQGGIVGQPAPFGIDTKGAGAGGLGLTVEGPCEAKIECQDNGDGTCSVSYLPTEAGDYNINILFGEAHIPGSPFKAKVRPALDASKVVAKGPGLERAKAGEVATFTVDCTHAGEAELTVEIVSETGAKVEVRIQNNNDGTFSVTYTPGFHGLHTITIKYGGQTVPKCPIRVQVEPAVDTSGVRVYGPGVEPRGVLRDVTTHFIVDARAQTKSGGSHVKARIINPSGNNTDAYLTDKGDGTYRVEYTAYEEGIHLIEVLYDDVPIPNSPLRVGVVEGCDPTRVRAYGPGLENGVTNKSNCFTVETRGAGTGGLGLAIEGPSESKMSCKDNKDGSCSVEYVPFTPGDYDVNITYGGQPIPGSPFHVPVRDIVDPSKVKCSGPGLAPGVRAHHPQTFTVDSRQAGQAPLDVKLYGPSGATEPVQVMNNDDGTHTVNYTPAQEGPYAVSVKYADQEVPRSPFKVSAGPAHDASKVRASGPGLDTSGVAASLPVEFTIDARDAGEGLLTVQILDPEGKPKKASIHDNMDGTYTVSYLPDMTGHYTITIKYGGDEIPYSPYRIQSLPTGDASQCLLTVSIGGHRVANLGPKIQMAQDTVITVDAKSAGKGKVTCTVQTPNGMEMDMDVVENPDGTFDIYYTAPEPGKYVITIRFGGRHIPNSPFHVTATKEPVVPREDLEGMFRPLNLVIPFTVQQGKITGEVRMPSGKKACPQITDNKDGTVTVKYAPTEKGLHEMDIKYEGNHIPGSPLQFYVDAMNTGQVTAYGPGLCHGTVNKPATFTVVTKNAGEGGLSLAVEGPSKAEITCKDNKDGTCTVSYLPTAPGDYSIIVKFDNKHIAGSPFTAKITGDESLRTSQLNVGTAADVSLKITETDLSSLTASIRAPSGKEEPCLLKRLPNRHIGISFTPKEVGEHVVSVMKSGKHVTNSPFKIMVGQSEIGDASRVKAFGKGLVEGHTFELAEFFVDTRNAGYGGLGLSIEGPSKVDINCEDAEDGTCKVTYCPTEPGNYIINIKFADKHIPGSPFTVKVTGEGRMKESIMRKRHAPSIAPVGSTCDLNLKIPGNWFQMVSAQERLTRTFTRSSHTYTRTERTEISKVRGGETKREVRVEESTQVGGDPFRDIFGDFLGRERMGSFGSLTTRAEGEAGVQPLTAQVTSPGGKIADAEIVDGGDSTYSVRFVPQETGPHTVNVKYRGQHVPGSPFQFTVGPLGEGGAHKVRAGGTGLARGVAGVASEFSVWTREAGAGGLSIAVEGPSKAEISFEDRKDGSCGVSYMVQEPGDYEVSIKFNNEHIPDSPFVVPIASLSDDARRLTVTSLQEKDLKVNQEASFAVQRNGARGVVEAKVHTPSGRAEECFVTELDSDKNAISFIPRENGVHSIDVKFNGSHIPGSPFNVRVGEPDQAADPGRVSAYGPGLQGGTTGVPAEFVVNICNAGSGALSVTIDGPSKAKMDCMECAEGYKISYTPMAPGNYLISIKYGGPQHIVGSPFKAKVTGARLSGGHSMHETSTVLVETVTKTSKMAGAYSSMSSASSAAAAAAKPTSDASKVVCRGPGLSKALVGQKNNFSVDCSKAGTNMLMVGVHGPRTPCEEVYVKHVGNRLYNVTYTVREKGNYMVIVKWGDDTVPGSPFQVAVP, encoded by the exons ATGAtgagcaacaacacacactacgACGACCAGCTGCCGCCTCAGTACTACCAGGGCACCGATTTCGGGGAAGAAGAGGACGACGAGATGCCGGCCACAGAGAAAGACCTCGCGGAAGATGCGCCATGGAAGAAGATTCAGCAGAACACCTTCACCAGGTGGTGCAACGAACACCTGAAGTGCGTCAACAAGAGCATCAACGACCTCCAGAGAGAGTTGGGCGACGGGCTCAAGTTGATATCTCTCCTGGAAGTTTTGAGCCAGAAGAAAATGTACAGAAAGCATCACACCAGACCAAACTTCAGACAAATGAAATTGGAAAATGTTTCGGTGGCGTTGGAATTTCTTGAAAGGGAACACATCAAGTTGGTATCGATTG ACAGCAAGGCCATTGTGGATGGGAACCTGAAGCTGATTCTGGGTCTGATCTGGACCCTCATCCTCCACTACTCCATCTCCATGCCCATGTGGGAAGACGAGGATGACGAGGATGCCAAGAAGCTGACCCCCAAGCAGAGGCTCCTGGGATGGATCCAGAACAAAGTGCCCCAGCTTCCCATCACCAACTTCAACAAGGACTGGCGGGATGGCAAGGCCCTGGGAGCCCTGGTGGACAACTGTGCCCCCG GTCTCTGTCCTGACTGGGAGACCTGGGACCCAAACAAGCCTGTGGATAATGCAAGAGAAGCCATGCAGCAGGCAGATGACTGGCTGGGTGTTCCACAG GTTATTGCTCCTGAGGAAATTGTGGACCCCGACGTAGATGACCAGTCAGTCATGACCTACCTGTCCCAGTTCCCAAAGGCCAAGCTCAAGCCTGGTGCCCCCATCAAGGCCAGACAGCTGTTCCCCAAAAATGCCAAAGCTTATGGACCAG GTATCGAACCCCATGGTAACATGGTGCTCAAGCCTGCAGAATTCACAGTGGAAACAGTTGAGGCCGGACAGGGTGAAATCATTGTATATGTTGAGGATCCGGAGGGCCACACTGAGGAG GCTAAAGTTGTTGCCAACAATGACCCAAAAAGGACATACTCTGTGTGCTATGTGCCTAGAGTTGCTGGTCCTCACAAG GTTAAGGTGCTTTTCGCTGGTCAGGACATTGATAAGAGCCCCTTCCTAGTGAATGTAGGAAAAGCCATGGGCGACCCCAACAAAGTTCAGGCCCGAGGTCCAGGGCTGGAGCCGGTTGGCAATGTGGCTGCCAAACCAACTTACTTTGACATTTACACAGCAG GTGCGGGGGAGGGAGATGTTGGAGTGGTCATTGTCGACCCTCAAGGCCGTAGGGACACAGTGGAGGTGATGCTGGAGAACAAAGGTGATAATGTGTACCGCTGCACCTACAAGCCCATGATGGAGGGCCCCCACACCATCCACGTCACATTCGCTGGGCAACCCATCCCCAAGAGCCCCTTCCCAGTGCAGATCGCTGAAG CCAGCAACGCTAATGCCTGCAGGGCTACTGGCCGTGGCCTTCAGCCCAAAGGGGTGAGAGTGAAGGAGGTGGCTGACTTCAAGGTCTTCACCAAGGGAGCTGGAACTGGAGAGCTCCAGGTCAACGTGAAGGGTCCAA ATGGAGCAGAGATTCCTGTGAAGGTGCGCGATGTTGGGGAtggtgtgtatgaatgtgactACCAGCCTTTACTGCCTGGAAAATACACAGTCATGGTCACCTGGGGAGGACAGCCCATCCCACGCAG CCCTTTCGAGGTTGAGGTCGGAGTTGAGGCAGGCCAGCAGAAAGTCCGTGCCTGGGGTCCTGGCCTTGTGACCGGCATGGTGGGCAAGTCAGCTGACTTTGTGGTGGAGGCCATCGGCACCGAAGTTGGAACACTGG GCTTCTCCATTGAGGGTCCATCTCAGGCCAAGATTGACTGTGATGACAAGGGCGACGGCTCCTGCGATGTGCGTTACTGGCCCACCGAGCCCGGCGACTACGCCGTCCATGTCATCTGTGACGACGAGGACATCAAGGACAGCCCTTTCATCGCTCACATCCTCCCAGCAGCCAACGACGTCTTCCCCGAGAAG GTAAAAGCCTTTGGACCAGGTCTTGAACCTACTGGCGTCATCATCAACAAGCCTGCTGAATTCACCATTGATGCCAGGCAAGCTGGAAACGGCAAACTCAAGATCTACGCTCAG GATGCAGAGGGCTGTGTCATTGACATTCAAATCACTGAAAAGGGCGATGGCACCTTCTTCTGCATGTACATCCCAACCAAGCCAATCaaacacaccatcatcatcacctggGGTGAGGTCAATGTTCCCAACAGCCCCTTCAGG GTTTTGGTTGGTGAAGGATGCCATCCAGAAAAAGTTAAGGTCTATGGACCAGGTGTGGAGAAGACTGGCTTGAAAGCCAGTGAGCCCACCTATTTTACTGTTGACTGCAGCGAGGCAGGCCAAG GTGATGTCAGTATTGGAATCAAATGTGCCCCTGGAGTGGTTGGACCTGCTGAGGCAGACATCGACTTTGACATTATCAAGAACGACAACGACACATTCACTGTCAAATACACACCCCCTGCTGCTGGGCGTTATACCATTATGGTCTTGTTCGCTGATCAG GAAATACCCACTAGCCCATACAAAGTGAAGGTGGACCCATCTCATGATGCAGGCAAAGTGAGAGCAGAGGGGCCTGGACTCAACAAGACAG gcGTGGAGGTGGGCACACCAACTCATTTCACCATCTACACCAAGGGCGCAGGAAAGGCCAAGCCCGAGGTCAACTTCACTGCAGCCGTCAAAGGAGAGGCTGTGAAGGACTTCGAGATCATCGACAACCACGACTACTCGTACACCGTCAAGTACACTGCCCTTTATCAG GGGAACCTGAGCATCTCCGTCACCCACGGAGGAGACCCCATTCCCAAGAGCCCTTTCAACATCACCGTGGCCCCTCCTCTGGATACCAGCAAGGTTAAGGTGCAAGGACTCAA TTCAGGAGTTGAGGTTGCAAAGGATCAGGAGTTCACTGTGAACAGCAAAGGAGCCGGCGGTCAGGGGGAGGTCGGCGTGAAAATGACCTCACCCTCTGGCCGTCCAATCCCATGCAAGCTTGAATCAGACAAGGCTAATGAATCTACCAATGTGAAGTACATCCCACCCGAGGAGGGCCCCTACAAGGTGGACGTCACCTACGATGGGAACCCAATTCCAGGGAGCCCTTTTGCTGTGGAGGCACTTATGCCAGCAGACCCCTCAAAG GTACGTGCTTATGGTCCAGGATTGCAGGGTGGCATTGTGGGTCAACCAGCACCTTTTGGCATCGACACCAAGGGTGCCGGTGCCGGCGGTCTGGGCCTGACTGTGGAGGGGCCCTGTGAGGCTAAAATTGAGTGCCAGGACAACGGCGATGGCACCTGCTCCGTCTCCTATCTGCCCACTGAGGCTGGAGACTACAACATCAATATCCTCTTTGGTGAAGCTCATATCCCTGGCTCGCCTTTCAAGGCCAAGGTGCGCCCTGCTCTGGACGCCAGCAAGGTAGTGGCCAAGGGGCCGGGCCTGGAGCGGGCGAAGGCCGGCGAGGTCGCCACCTTCACCGTGGACTGCACACACGCGGGCGAGGCTGAGCTCACTGTGGAGATCGTCTCGGAGACGGGCGCCAAGGTTGAGGTGCGCATCCAGAACAACAACGACGGCACCTTCTCGGTCACCTACACCCCGGGCTTCCACGGCCTgcacaccatcaccatcaagTACGGGGGCCAGACGGTGCCCAAGTGCCCCATCCGTGTCCAGGTGGAGCCAGCAGTGGACACCTCTGGCGTCCGGGTCTACGGCCCCGGAGTGGAGCCCAGAG GTGTTCTGCGTGACGTGACCACCCACTTCATTGTGGACGCCCGCGCACAGACCAAGAGCGGGGGCAGCCACGTCAAGGCCCGCATCATCAACCCCTCGGGCAACAACACGGACGCCTACCTCACCGACAAAGGCGACGGCACCTACCGAGTGGAGTACACGGCGTATGAAGAAG GTATCCATCTCATTGAAGTGCTGTACGATGACGTTCCCATTCCAAACAGCCCCTTAAGGGTGGGTGTGGTGGAGGGCTGTGACCCAACACGTGTGCGTGCTTATGGACCTGGCCTTGAGAATGGTGTCACAAACAAATCAAACTGCTTCACAGTGGAGACCAG AGGTGCTGGCACTGGTGGTCTGGGCTTGGCCATCGAGGGACCATCAGAGTCTAAGATGTCCTGCAAAGATAACAAGGACGGCAGCTGCAGCGTGGAGTATGTGCCCTTCACTCCCGGTGACTACGACGTCAACATCACCTACGGAGGCCAGCCCATCCCAGGCAGTCCATTCCATGTGCCGGTGAGGGACATAGTTGACCCCAGCAAGGTGAAGTGCTCCGGACCCGGACTGGCCCCTGGTGTGAGGGCTCACCATCCACAGACCTTCACGGTGGACAGCCGACAGGCAGGACAGGCCCCACTGGACGTCAAGCTCTACGGCCCATCAG GGGCTACTGAGCCTGTTCAGGTCATGAACAATGATGATGGAACGCACACGGTCAACTACACACCCGCCCAGGAAGGTCCTTACGCCGTGTCTGTGAAATACGCTGACCAGGAAGTCCCCCGCAG CCCATTCAAGGTCAGTGCAGGCCCAGCACACGATGCCAGCAAAGTCCGTGCCAGCGGTCCTGGTCTGGACACCTCTGGGGTGGCCGCCAGCCTGCCGGTGGAATTCACCATCGACGCCCGCGATGCCGGCGAGGGCCTGCTCACCGTCCAGATCCTG GATCCCGAGGGCAAGCCTAAGAAGGCCAGCATCCACGACAACATGGACGGCACTTATACTGTGTCCTATCTGCCCGACATGACCGGTCActacaccatcaccatcaaGTATGGTGGCGATGAGATCCCTTACTCCCCCTACCGCATCCAGTCTCTGCCCACTGGAGACGCCAGCCAATGCCTCCTCACAG TGTCCATTGGAGGACACAGAGTCG CGAACCTTGGGCCCAAAATCCAGATGGCCCAGGACACTGTCATCACAGTGGACGCCAAGTCCGCTGGGAAAGGCAAGGTGACCTGCACTGTGCAGACACCCAACGGCATGGAGATGGACATGGATGTGGTGGAGAACCCCGACGGCACCTTCGACATCTACTACACAGCGCCCGAGCCGGGCAAGTACGTCATCACCATCCGCTTCGGAGGACGGCACATTCCCAACAGCCCATTCCACGTCACG GCCACCAAGGAGCCAGTCGTCCCTAGAGAAGACTTAGAGGGCATGTTCCGCCCCCTCAATCTTGTCATCCCCTTCACCGTGCAGCAGGGAAAGATTACAG GCGAGGTGCGTATGCCTTCTGGTAAGAAAGCATGCCCTCAGATCACGGACAACAAGGACGGCACAGTGACTGTGAAGTACGCTCCCACTGAGAAGGGCCTGCACGAGATGGACATCAAATACGAAGGCAACCACATCCCAG GAAGTCCTCTGCAGTTCTATGTGGATGCCATGAACACTGGTCAGGTGACAGCTTATGGTCCTGGTCTGTGCCACGGCACTGTCAACAAGCCAGCCACCTTCACCGTGGTCACCAAGAATGCTGGGGAAG GTGGTCTTTCTCTGGCTGTGGAAGGACCTTCAAAGGCTGAGATCACCTGCAAGGACAACAAAGATGGAACCTGTACTGTGTCTTACCTGCCCACTGCACCTGGCGACTACAGCATCATTGTGAAGTTCGACAACAAGCACATTGCTGGCAGCCCCTTCACTGCCAAGATCACAG GTGATGAGTCGCTCAGGACATCCCAGCTGAACGTCGGCACAGCAGCAGACGTCTCGCTGAAGATCACAGAGACAGACCTGAGCTCCCTGACGGCCAGCATCAGAGCACCGTCCGGCAAAGAGGAGCCCTGTCTGCTGAAGAGACTTCCCAACAGGCACATTG GAATCTCCTTCACCCCTAAGGAGGTGGGTGAGCATGTGGTTAGCGTGATGAAGAGTGGAAAGCATGTGACAAACAGCCCCTTCAAGATCATGGTGGGTCAATCAGAGATCGGAGACGCCAGCCGGGTCAAGGCCTTCGGCAAGGGCCTGGTGGAAGGCCACACCTTCGAGTTGGCTGAGTTCTTTGTGGACACCAGGAATGCAG GCTATGGTGGACTGGGGCTGTCTATTGAGGGTCCGAGCAAAGTGGATATTAACTGTGAAGATGCAGAGGATGGGACATGCAAGGTGACATACTGCCCAACAGAGCCTGGCAACTACATCATCAACATCAAGTTTGCCGACAAGCACATCCCAG GAAGTCCTTTCACAGTGAAGGTGACAGGAGAAGGCAGGATGAAAGAGAGCATCATGAGGAAGAGACATGCTCCCTCTATCGCGCCCGTGGGCAGCACATGCGACCTTAACCTCAAAATCCCAG GAAACTGGTTCCAGATGGTGTCCGCTCAGGAGCGTCTGACCCGCACGTTTACACGCAGCAGCCACACCTACACCCGCACCGAGCGTACCGAGATCAGCAAGGTGCGCGGCGGCGAGACCAAGCGGGAGGTGCGCGTGGAGGAGAGCACGCAGGTCGGCGGCGACCCCTTCCGGGACATCTTCGGCGACTTCCTGGGAAGGGAGAGGATGGGCAGCTTCGGAAGCCTGACCACTAGAGCAGAAG GAGAAGCTGGGGTGCAGCCACTGACCGCTCAGGTGACCAGCCCTGGGGGTAAGATCGCAGATGCAGAGATCGTGGACGGAGGGGACAGCACCTACAGTGTGCGTTTCGTGCCCCAGGAGACTGGCCCCCACACCGTCAACGTGAAGTACAGGGGCCAGCACGTCCCTGGCAGCCCCTTCCAGTTCACCGTGGGGCCCCTGGGAGAAGGAGGTGCCCACAAGGTGCGGGCTGGAGGCACTGGACTGGCCAGAGGAGTGGCCGGAGTTGCAT CTGAATTTAGCGTGTGGACACGAGAAGCTGGCGCTGGAGGACTTTCCATCGCAGTGGAAGGGCCCAGCAAAGCTGAGATCTCCTTTGAAGACCGGAAGGACGGCTCCTGTGGAGTTTCTTACATGGTGCAGGAACCAG GTGACTATGAGGTGTCAATCAAGTTCAACAACGAGCATATCCCTGACAGCCCCTTTGTCGTGCCGATTGCCTCTCTATCTGACGACGCACGCCGACTCACTGTCACGAGCTTGCAG GAGAAGGACCTGAAGGTGAACCAGGAGGCCTCCTTTGCTGTGCAGAGGAACGGGGCACGGGGCGTTGTCGAGGCCAAGGTCCACACGCCATCCGGCAGAGCTGAGGAGTGTTTCGTCACAGAGCTAGACAGCG ACAAGAATGCAATCAGCTTCATTCCACGGGAGAACGGCGTCCACTCCATCGATGTCAAATTTAACGGAAGCCACATTCCTGGAAGTCCCTTCAATGTGCGTGTGGGCGAACCTGACCAAGCCGCAGACCCAGGCAGAGTGTCCGCCTACGGACCTGGCCTGCAGGGAGGCACCACAG GTGTGCCTGCGGAGTTTGTGGTGAATATCTGCAATGCTGGATCCGGGGCCCTGTCGGTCACTATTGATGGTCCCTCCAAAGCTAAGATGGACTGCATGGAATGTGCAGAGGGCTACAAGATCAGCTACACACCAATGGCACCAGGGAACTATCTCATCTCCATCAAGTATGGAGGACCACAGCATATCGTGGGCAGTCCCTTCAAAGCCAAAGTTACAG